The segment AACCAAGTCTTTGCGATTGATTAGCCACAATCTGGGTGTAATGCCCACATACACCACTACATCTGTTGGTGTCATAATTGTAATTAGGCTTCTCCGTCAACCAAAACTTAGTCGCAATCGGACCGCTCATTGTGTCCAAAGGTTGGACCCAACCTGCGGCTAAATTCTCGCCGTACATTCCGTCAGTTGAATGCTTCATGGCGCAGTCTTTGGATCGTACGTTAGCGTAGTTCTGTGCGTAGGCAGCTAGTTTATCATCCCATACCAACGGAGCCACCCCGACATCGGCTCGAATCTGGTTGTGAATCGCTAGCGTTTCTTCCGGTTTGAGATCATACATTGGGTCAACTTTTCCCAAACCATATATTTGAGTTAAGACGATGGAGAATAATGTTAGTACGACGAAGCTATAACCAGAAAAcgacattcttcttctttttattgttgtttGGAGCTTCTTAGATCTCTCTCTTCTaaactctttctcttctttttgtaaGCCTAGAAAAACAAGAGTTCCGTGACTATTTTTGGGATTTCAATATTCATTAAACCAGAAAAAAACGAAGTTGTTTATCTTCGTAATCAGTTACTATATAAACTAGTTtcgtgtccgcgctacgcgcggattacaTCTTTacgattaaaattttattttaattactttgtaacatgatatgtttaaatttgttttagaaatatatattttagtatttttattttgtgattaatttaactatatatattacaGAAATAAATTAATTTGGAATAGTTTTTTGCATAAATTTTAGTAAACTTTTATGTAGgccatctttttaatttttgaattctTCTTATGAAAATGGTAATGAAtaatgtattcaaaatattttcttcaataTTTATGTAGCACTTTAAATAAaagcaaatatataatatgatgataaaacaaaaaattaaaaggatacttgagataaaaaaatatgaatgaaAAAAACACAGAGAATGGTAAGTAACAAACAAAGAGACATAATCACAAAGAATTATTTATCACACACCTATGATAAAATCAATTATGTGAGGCTGTGAGATATATCGTTTGGCTAGactacatataataaaaatatagatttgatCTGTACGCAATAATCTCAATTGTTTTGGTATCGAAAAAAGGTCAAAAGATTTTCGAAGAGGCTTAGATGGATTCAACCTCATCTTTTGTTGTTTCTTCCCAATGcctcaaataatattttaactgtTTTATTCTTTCATGgatcaaacaaaaccaaaccaagagatagatatgttttttttaattcagtACTTTTGTATGCTTTAATGATGTCACTGATGATGAACATAAAATGATATTTCACATATAGATATGAAATATATGGGAATCTAGatattattatcttttatatGAGTTAGCCTTAACCGAAATCGACATTGCATTATTTATCAAAAGGTTTTGTTGGTGTAGATAGGTTAAATAATCTTGCAAATTCGAAGTACATGTAcgaaaaaagtaaatataatgtagtcttttattttttatataaaaatagctttttatttttgttacaaattcaaaattatacACCTCTTAAATAACGATTATGGTATTCACCAAAATGTGTGTAAATATATCTTTAGAAAAATTCTGACTGCTTTTATAGGCGAAGCAGtgtaacaaataaaattattttaattttatatttttatcaaaaaaaaagagaaaatttatTGTTGCAAAATCTTTTTGCTAATAAGCGATGTTTGTCGGTGCTCCGTAACAAAGTTATCAATATTATTATTCTTAACTTGCAATAAAATAAGATTTTCAACGTAGTACATCACTTCTTTTctacttttttaatatttttggcaTACAATAGCTTTGGAGTTTGGTGGACCATATCACAAATTATTTTATCGTGTTTTTTCTAGCCAAAATGATTTCAACTTTACGCAACCCTTTGACCaaaatgatttatttataataagttgaaaaaatctctcTGAGTCCTTCGCCTTGAAGAAATCTGGTAGCAACCCATTACCTACCGtgagaaaataaatcaaaaacaatctcaaagatcaactctttttttttattccgAATCAAGAAATGCTCCACCATTGATTCAAGATGCAATCCAAGATCGGCGGCGGCGGCTTACCTCCAGCGTTTTCTCTCTTCCCAAGCTTAAACAAAACCTTCACATTCCACCAAATCCTCGTCCTCATCATCACCTTCCTAGCCTACGCTTCGTTCCACGCCTCTCGCAAACCTCCGAGCATCGTCAAGAGCGTCGTCGGACCTTCCGTCAACGAACAATCAAACTCTCCGATCGACAACAGATGGGCTCCGTTCAAAGGAACCGAAGGAACGCAGAGACTCGGCGAGCTCGATCTAGCGTTCCTATCTTCCTACGCTCTCAGTATGTATTTCGCAGGGCATTTAGGAGATATGATCGATCTGAGGCTGTTTCTCGTGTTTGGGATGATGGGAAGTGGGATCGTCACCGTTGTCTTCGGGTTAGGGTATTGGATGAACGTGCATCTTCTCGGGTTTTACATGACTATTCAGATCGTTTGTGGGTTGTTTCAATCTATCGGGTGGCCTTGTGTTGTCTCTGTGGTTGCGAACTGGTGTGGGAAGGAGAAGCGTGGGTTGATTATGGGTGTTTGGAACTCTCATACATCTGTTGGGAAGATTGTTGGCTCCATTGTTGCTTCTTCCGTGCTTGATTCCGGATGGGGTTGGTCTTTTGCTTTGCCTGGTGGGTTGGTGATTGTGTCTGGATTGGTTGTGAGGATTATATCTGACTTGAACCTAGCCACTATTATATAGCGAGGATGGGGAGGGTAAGAAAAGGTAAAGAGGTGTCGATCTGATGGCGTTAGTAAATTGAAGAAGCAGTAAATAATTTGTAACCGGTGAAGATTTATTCATCGAAAGGAAGAGGAAGCAAAAGAAGACAATAAAAAAGAGATTCTATCAGTGACATGGCAGTTTAATTGGCTCTGAATATTTATGCTGATGTGGCTTGTCTAAAATTGCTTCAATTTAGTtgcttttatatagtgggataaCAAAAACCTAAATAGTTAGTTTTAGAAACTtcataaaataacaaaaatttaggATTAGATTCTAATTTAGAGTAACGCTAACAAATCATGTTTATCATTAAGTAATCGATAGAAGTTATAGTCTTGAAAATTTGATAATTATAACAGAGAAGTCAAGAATTCttaagggcaaatctccaaaatagcacctttctaagtttatattacaaaaatagcactcaaaaactaaaatgaccaaaataacattttatcttttaaaaaaattaaatttttttatttttcaaaatttgaaatcttatccccaaaacctcacttctcaactctaaaccctaaaccctaaattataaaccctaaaccctaaattctaaaccctaaaccccaccccttgaatgctatttttgtgacttttggccttgagtgctagtttgggaacaaaaatttgatttagtgctattttggtctttttctcaatTCTTAATGCATTCCTTAATTATAACTTTTATCGATTACTTAATGATAAACATATTTTGTTACTCTAATATTAGAATCTAGACCtacattttttgttattttataaagtTTCTAAAAGTAactattcagttttttttttgttatttattaactGAATATAGGAAAATAAGCAACGTTACTGAAAATCTTTTTCATTCAAAAACTAGTAGgaacaaaaaaacaaggttGTCGAGAATCAAAGTTGCAAGATAAGAGAGAGTCTCTGAAAAAGACCAACACTACTAGGCatcataaaaatagaataaaaaacaCATGCAACAGATTGTGTCCAGAAACAGATCATCAAGTTCAGGATGTTACTGAGACCAAAAACTCAACCTTATTAGCTTCTCTGGGCGTCCATACCACTACCTCCGACCACTCAGGTTCGGAAATACGAAAATCttatcactacaagaaatatgGGTTTTGATAGCAGTAGAGGATAGCGTTTTTTGCCTTTCTGCTATGGTTGACATACCCTTTAGTTTTAGATAgcgtttatatattttgaaacgcTATGAAAagatgatatatttaaaaacgCTATGATAGCATATTTTTAATAGCACAAAATTAAAAACGCTATGTTTGTctttttaaatccctaaaacGAATTTTTAAACCCCAAAATCTAAACACAAACTTTAAACTCTAATATTCTAACATTAAATCTTAAATTtaacttaaaatattaaatataaaattaaagttatttctttttaaaaattaattgcaaATATCAATACCCTAAACCTTTAACCATATACTCAACCTCTATTCTAAACTcataactttaaatttaaactctaaataaaaaaataattaaacttaaatctaattcttaaaataaattcaaatttggTTTCAAACTTTagctttaaaatcttaaatcaatactccaaaattttaaccCTCAacccctatatatatatatatatatcatactccAAATTAATCATATACCCTAAACtctaactaaaatattaaaactctaatattttatattatttaactttaaattgCATATTGCTTATAAAAGTAAAATCTAATCATCTTATTAATCATAGTTATTTTGCTGAGTTTGTTAATCTTAATTTTATTTGACTTAAATTGCTTGTAGAAAGTGAAATATAAGCATTTTGTAATCTTATAtcattagttttataaaatcaatatataaatttaaaatttatatttttaaaagtttagtcACAAATCTTAATCCCACAATTATAATAATAACTAGATTATCAaccacaaaataaaaacaacaattaAATATACCAAACATTAAAGAAATAGTgtacaacaaagaaaaaaaacaaagaggaaAAACCTTGACCAATAGGAGGAGCCAATTCAAAATGGTGAAGATAACTATAATATTAATCACCACCGTTGATAGACCTTAAATCTAACGgatattattattcttttttctcattatctctttattttttttttgtttttcacgGCTCACGACCTTTGCGATTCCTCATAGATCTTAAACTAAATTATCAATCTTTCCACAATCTCATCTCTTCATCTCTCCTAACCTCTGGTCCTCTGCAATCTTCTTCTTTATGGTGAAGCTCGTCACCTCCTCCTTTTGAAACCATCACTGGTCACCACCAATGCCGTCcgacaccaccaccaccaccaccaccaccactcgtCACCACCATCGCCATCCGACAACATAgacctctctctctttctctctctctgattttgttttgattttttggtaTAGGAAGGTGGGTCGTGAGCAGAGTTGGTGGTTGTCGTGAGCTTGAAGACAGGAGAGGTACGGCGTCGTTGCTAGCGGCTTCTGCTCACCAGAGAGTGAAGACAAAGGAGATACCGCGTGATGCGCCGGATGATGATGACGAGACGTGATGCGGCGGTTtagatttatatttaggtttttCTGTTTTGGTTTAGTGTTTTTCTTACTTCTGTGTAGTTTGTTTTTGCTTTGGtttagtttagattttttttttgcttcggTTTAGTGTAATAcaacatttttgtaatttattaataaaattattattattatttctatttCGTATAAAAGCATACTAAAAAATAATTGCATTTAGTTAATTgcaattataatattaaaaataaaaattaatatatgtatttataattatGTAAATAATAGCATAAATGAAATGctataaaagaatattttattgCATAGAGAAAAACGCTATTATATCTCGTAATATGATAGCAATGCAATAAACCGCTATCTAAAGTGTGTGACCTATTATAACGGGCGATGATATAGCGCTTGTTAAAACGCTATGGTATCTTTAGATAGCGTTTTTCGGCCGCTAAGAAAAgccatttttcttgtagtgtattaAAGGTGATTGTTTGTTGATCTCACCCTTGGGAGCTTCACTGGATCGGATCATAATACGAGCCCAGGTAGTAATTCTGATACGGATTTCTTATCAGAGGATGAGGATAATCCGTATGAAGGAGATGATAAGTTTATAGAAGCTATCTCAAGGAGAATGAAGAAGTCTCGAGTTAGATGCCCGTTAATCCTCtaatttttaacctttttatttgGATCTTTTTTGTTGTAATATAAGAGGTTCTAACGATTCTGTAAAGCCGAGAAGTTTTAGGAAGTGGATGCGGAAACACAAACCCGTTTTTGGGAGTCTAGTTGAGAATCATGTACAGTCGGATAAGTATAATAATCTAACTAGAGTTTGAACCCGCACGTCCGTgcggatatttttttatttttataaatgtataattttgatattaaatttacattttagttttaaatattatgtaaattttcttgtttagatttcttaaatatatattgatctaatttatttattttactttgttattaaatattatttttgtatacaatacattttttaaattaatttaatttacaatacatttagttatatattttatagtataaCTAACCATTTTAGAAATGATGATATAATATGTTAGCCCACATTTGAGtaaaatatgtttaattaaaatcatataatatagcaactatatatttatatagcactatagctatgaaaatattaaaagttaattatattataaaaatcatGTAGTTGTATAACTATAATTTACCATCCataatttcatattaataaTCAAATTCAAAGCAATGTTGTTGTATATTTCTGATGCCTTACAACTAAAACAGCAACTCTATTAggctttgaaattttttaaatgaataaataaGAAACAATTAAGTACAATGAAATCTCTGTAggtttaaatgaaaataaatggTGAATGTTTTACAAATGTATAGTAATTAGGATGAAGTTAATGTTGTTAACCATAAAAATAGGAGAGACacatttgtaatattaaaagtaaattaAGGGAACTTAAagatatcttattttaaaggTATTGATATATATTCCTAGTGAAATATGAATAGGTCCAAACTTAAATGACAACATTTataagtagataaaaaataggactctaaattaatagaatagataaattCTACCATCCCAGGATGGTCTTTTGAAGAGAATTATGAGTTTTCGGAGTTGGGGAAAATTTGGGTCGTTTGGCATCAGTCTGTCCAAGTTCAAATCATCTCAAAATCCCTGCAGATGGTCACTTGTCCGTCAAGCTACCGAACATCACTACAGGATTGGAGTTTCTTTTGTCTATGCTTCTAACTGCAGAATGAAAGGAGACAATTATGGTCTGATCTGGAAGCTTGCTACGTGTCTTCTCAGCTTGTTGGGGTTCCATGGATAGTTTTGGGAGACTTTAACGAAATTATTTCTCCTGCGGAACACTTAACTAGAGGCATGAGAGATTTTTGGAGTTGCGTTGACTCTTGCTATCGGTTTGACTTACAGTACCTTGGGAACTCTTTCACCTGGTCAAATTATCATGTTGCTAAAAGTCTGGATAGTATCCTTACAAATGATGCTTGGAATCAGCGATTCCCAGCAGTTATTGGTGTTTTTGGTGAGCAAGGTTTCTCGTATCATAGCCATGCCTGTGTTTTCTTGGACCAACATAAGCTAATGCAGAAGCAGCCgtttaaattatttgtttatcTTAACCAGCATGTGGACTTCAAGGAATTTATTCATGCAACTTGGTCCTAAGTTCCTAACTCTCGTTCTCGGGCACAAAACAGCTAACTACTCTCAGCTAGAGCAAAGAGTTGAAAAGGCCTATAACTTGCTCACCATTGCAAAGAGATCAAACCTTGCAAACCCCTCTGTCCTAGCTTCGGAACAGGAGGCTCAGGCGAATAAAAGTTGGTACAAGTTGGCAGGAGCTGAGGGCTCTTTTCTCAAGCAAAGGTCTCAGATTCAATGGACTATACTTGGTGATGCAAATACTGCCTTCTACCATCGTGCAATCAAAACCATATATCTTTGCTTGAGGACCTATCTGGCTCTATTCTGGAGAACCTCGATGAGATTGAAAATCATGTGATAGAGTACTTTGCTGACATCCTTGGAGGTCCTGTCACTTCTATTTAACCTTCGTCGGATATCATTGCTTCTGTTATGCCTCTTAGGTGCACAGATGCAAATTGTGAAATGTTATCAGTCCCTTTCACAGACCTCGACATTCAGCAAGCTTTCCTTTTGCTTCCGAGCTCGAAGGCCCCGGGACCTGATGGTTACCCATCAGAAATTTTTAAGGCAAATTGGGCCGTTGTTGGCAGAGATATGATAGAAGCAGTACGGTAATTCATGGTAATCGGAAAGATTCTCCAGCAATGGAACTCCACCATTATCACCTTGGTGCCTAAGAAGCAAAACGCAACAAAAATGATAGAGCTGAGGGTAAATTGGCTAATTTCTACATCAACAAAGTCCAACGATTCCGATCAGTATATAAACACATAAAATGTGCAAGTACATACATGAAAACTTAGTTAATTCAAATTTCATACGAATTAACAAAATTCGGCTTTTCATACATTGACCAATTATTCGTTAGTCAAAAGTAATGAAATATGAGTTGTCTGTTATATATACTGCTTACGTGGTTTTTTAtggttttaaataattaatacttTACTATCCTATGCACCCAGTTATTTTCAAAAaagtctcttatatattaaaagacaaGCAttataataaatgcattcacactataatagacacgtgacAGCTTCACAacgatttgataataaatatgctaacgcgttcacactatattcataaatgtgttcacactatgtactttacgttttttttaatataaaactcacatacatagttccaataaaactcttgatttttcggttcgaataaataatatagataacgaatcaaaagacaaactatgtatatattatttttattgtttatggaTAAATTTgagtaaaatattcataaattttgattcaattcgttatccgttttgatttgaaccaaaaaatctggatatcgtaactctacgaaacaaatcaaatactaaaatacaatatccaaaaataccaatatttttaggaacatatatctaattcgatatgttatatgcctatatatacatatatgtaaataattatacatatacgttatatatattatactttatattagttttaaagaattatacatatactttatattatacattaaatttattatattaggtactagaatttaaaaagttaaataatgttttatttttgtaataaaattttattattaaatttttcaattatttttaaaattttattttatttacggatcaaatcggatattctttaaaattctaaaacatttcggatatccgagtcaccgaatatctaggtgaCTAAAGATCGAATCGACACGAACGCTTCCAAATACCCAAACCAAATACCCAAATATTCTATTTGTGCCCACCTCTATTTAcggatacaattttattttctttatatgaaaaaaatgactaatgtcaaagccttttttttattttaaattagtttttattttatttttcatgtattattttgaaaaaaaaaatgtcatttaatattaattaacaatatctttatatatttgtcaactatttttatatactttttacatacacatacatgtgcaccttgatgtgagcacctTGTATCTAAGTATTTACCACAACtgaagtatctattttttttaaagttgaaatattttttcttaatacttctttcactaccgaccaaattgtagtgaaataatttttcttaataatttttttttcttaaactattatctgtttagaacctataatatgaaactattggttcgacatgtcgactatctaaaattcataacatgaaaataaacaaataatattaatttttgggtttaccaaaaaaaaaatcaaacattttaactgaataaactaaaatgaatattaatttaaaataataatattttaaaagattaaaaaccaaaaaaaaaatcttaaaaccggacaaatatccaaattaaacagatttaatatcttttattaaaaataatgaaactaataatcacattctgCGCAAGGCgtggattattctctagtattGTTTTATAAGGTAAATTGAAAGAAAATTACTAGAAAAcatagaaaattatatttattgcaCCCACTGATTTATTTTATACACTTTTTGCACTCATAAAATTTTACATCTAGATTATCCCCTATAACTCACAATCTTTCAACTTCGTTAGGTTAAAATCTAGTCAGACcttgtttttattctttttggCCAATGTTTTAATAGCAAGATATCTCCTTTTGTAATATTACGAACCCGCATAATATTTGGCAAAAAAATTGCTGGACCATTCCTTGCCACATACGTATGCATTCGTCCATCTCGAGTAACTGAGTTTGCAATCATCACCACCGGCACGTTACCTTCTTCACCtataatccatattagaaaggtaagttattaaaaacaaacaacctaattagtaggggtgggcactttacccgatatccgaagtggcacccgaatccgatccgaaaaacccaaactgaaatccgaaccgaagtagcaaaatacccaaacgggtattgaataaggatagattggatacccgaacccgaacggataatatccgaacccgaatggatatccgaagataaccgaacatatgtataattaaccttatatttttagtttacatctctcattttatataaaatatttatattgatactacacatactttaagttcatatgatatacatacaattacgaaaaaaatgatttgctactcacttaaaatgcatgtcaagttttttatttaaaaaattaacaaaaaagttacttccgaaatttaaaaaaataactaaattaatgcctttttagttttagaatgttatgtccaaatctattaactattcaatctattaaaaagaaaaaattagttaactaaaagttatatttttaaatataagaaacttgagaaatgaaaattttaattttttttttcaaaatctaaatatccgaaccagatccgaaataaccgaatccgaactaaaaatacccgaacccgacccgaagtatagaaatacccgaacgggttctatacctctatactgaaatacccaaaaatccgaaatacccgacccgaacccgaaccggtacccaaggctaaactaaatcgataattattatcccctagctatatatgggcttaacgaaatcgacaatagttttgggcttgtctacataagcgattgattaaaataaatgaaaaagaaaaattcaaaaaaaccagccaatagaattataacgtttttcctgagaagctctatatgagtgccacctcagcaaaaatcactaaagtgacttctcttttaatgtataggaggatAAATGAATTTTATAATTATCCATTTCTAAATTTAAACTCATCGCCTAACAGTTTTTTTCCACTGGAAGCAACAATCTAACAGTTTTTTTCCACTGGAAACAACAAATAAATGTTGGTATAATCCTTTTATACTATGTTGCATAGAATCAAAAACAGATAAGTAGAAACAAAACGTTTTGAAACATGGAAATGTGGTACtacaaaatttagaaataaaatcgTTTCCAAAACatctgtaaatatatatatatatatatatatatatatgatcgaTTAACATGTTAGTacaattgttttattatttttaatttatctaaaataCAAGTGAACAAATAACCATTCAATGTTAAATATACGATAATAAAATACGTATAAAaatcacaacaaaaaaaatcaccacAAAAATCTAGTACTGTCTTAACTAAATATAACATTCATAACGACAAGTCAAAATATTAATAGCATCATCTTCAACATCATTTTCAGTAGCTACATACGTAATCGCTTCCAGCTTATATAGGCTCATCaagagaaatatttttaaactcaaATCTTCCAAGATTAACCTTATGTAATGAATCAAAACGATCATCTCCAACATGAATGCTATCAACATCTCATATATGATTGGAACCATATTTGTATGCAATATTTTGTTGATATAGAAGACAAAGACTAGTGTGTGTACAAATGCTAAATATTCCGCTCTTTGCaaaatatattcttatatttattaattatttataaaatctgttttttttttaagttttcttcGCGTTTCCAAAACAGAATTGCGAGTTTTTAATTCATCGAGCTTCTAAGATGAGATTTTTAAGAAACGGGTTTCCGATGTATTTCCACGAGTTTCCAAAAGATTCTGATTCCGAAACATGAAACGGACATTCGGTAGAGTTTCCATGCAACCTAgcttttgtatttatttttgtttctgtcGAACCTGCACGACCATGCGGGTTATGTTTTGCTCCAATCATATAAGCTGTTTTCTAGGCTTTAAAATGCGAAAATATCTtgtaacaaaatataatttacaaataaagatgttgtaaattttttgttttagtgtatttgaatatttatatagataattatattattttgtatttattaaatatgaaattgtataagatattatttaatttaattttta is part of the Brassica rapa cultivar Chiifu-401-42 chromosome A09, CAAS_Brap_v3.01, whole genome shotgun sequence genome and harbors:
- the LOC117128458 gene encoding putative glycerol-3-phosphate transporter 5, which translates into the protein MQSKIGGGGLPPAFSLFPSLNKTFTFHQILVLIITFLAYASFHASRKPPSIVKSVVGPSVNEQSNSPIDNRWAPFKGTEGTQRLGELDLAFLSSYALSMYFAGHLGDMIDLRLFLVFGMMGSGIVTVVFGLGYWMNVHLLGFYMTIQIVCGLFQSIGWPCVVSVVANWCGKEKRGLIMGVWNSHTSVGKIVGSIVASSVLDSGWGWSFALPGGLVIVSGLVVRIISDLNLATII
- the LOC103837992 gene encoding pathogenesis-related protein 1 gives rise to the protein MSFSGYSFVVLTLFSIVLTQIYGLGKVDPMYDLKPEETLAIHNQIRADVGVAPLVWDDKLAAYAQNYANVRSKDCAMKHSTDGMYGENLAAGWVQPLDTMSGPIATKFWLTEKPNYNYDTNRCSGVCGHYTQIVANQSQRLGCGTVRCHNNEYVWVVCNYAPRPMGDANTRPY